CGCGTGGATTTTGCCGCGCCGCACGAGACTAGTCTCCTCGCACAGGGAGGATTTACTCATGCGAGTAGTGCGTTCATTGGATGAATTGCTGACGCTGCCCCACGACCGGCACGTCAATGGATATCGCGGCCGCGTGCCACTGATGCTCGACATCCCCGAGTTGTCGCGCCCCATGCTGATGCGCGCGCAGGATGCGCTCAACAGCCTGCAGGAACGTGGTGGCAGCCTGGCGGGCGCCGCGGTCATGTTCATCGCGATGCTCGCGGGCGTGAGCAAGGTGCTGCACGAGAATGCATCGTTGCTGGGATGGCAGCCGATCGCCGAGCTTGCCTTGGTGCTCGCGCTGTCGTTCGCCCTCGGCTTCGCGGCGAAGTGGGCGGCGCTCCTGTTCACGCGCTGGCAGTTCGCGCATCGCTGCCGCGTGCAGCACGATCTCCTGGCGATGCTGCTGCCGCGCTGACGGAGAAGGGGACGGGAAAAGGGGACAGATCTATTTTTGATGAAGGTGCGCGAGCGCGGCAGGCCGGTCGGGCAAAAATAGATCTGTCCCCTTTTCCTCGATCAGGCCTTCTTGATCTTGAGCTTCTCGATGACTTCCGCGCCCATGCCCTGGACGGTCTTCGCCTTGCTCGCCGCTTCGATCTCGTTGCCCGCCTTGTAATCCTTCGTGGCTTCGGCCCACGTGGACTTCATCGACTCGAGTACCGACTTCGAACCTTCGAACTCATCCTTGCTGATGCCGAACGGCAGACGCTTCGACTTGTCGAGCGTGTCGACCCGCGCCTGAATGGTGTCCACCATCTTCGGCACTTCGTCCTTGAGATTCGCCCATTCCGTCTTGGCGACTTTGGTCGCCGCGGCAATCTGCGCCTTGCCGGCGTTGACCGCGTCCTTCAGCGAATCCACCGCCTTCTGCAGCTGCGGCGTTCCGGCGAGCACGTTTTCGTACTCCTTCTTGTCGAGGCTCTCCTTGAGCCGGTCGTACTGCGCTTCGACGCCCTTGAGGCCGTCCGGCGCGTATTTCGCCGCTTCGCTCCTCACGTCCTTGAGCGAGGCTTCGATCTGCTCCAGCGCCTTGCTCGCCGGGGCCTTTTGTTGGGCACAGCCGGCCGCCAGCAGCGTGGTCGCCGCGATCGCCAGCATGATGTTTGGTATACGCATGATTAACTCCTTACAAGCAACCTTGTTAGGTTACGTGCGCGGAAGCTAACAGCGGTGTAGGACGAATGGAAGGATGATCGTAGGGTGCCCGCTCAAAAGGGCAGCAAAACCCGCAGGCGCGCGTCGCGCAGGATCAGGCCGCCCCACATCAACACGCCCACGTACACGCCAAACAAGACGTGTGAGAACAGCGGATTGCCCAGCCGCAGGTGCGTCGCCACGGCTCCGCCGAGAAAGGCCGTGACCAGGATGGCGCCGAGAAAACTCGTGCGCGGATAGACGTAGAGCAGTGTGCAAATCAGCAAAATGGCGCCGAGCTTGCGGGCCATATCCAAGCCCGGGAAGCCGATTTGCGCGCCCGCATCGAGCACCGGCTGGATCGCCGCGAGTTTGGCGCCCGCGTCGGCGAGCAGGAACAACACCACCAGCGCGCTCATCGCGAAACCCGTCCACCACATTTTTCCTCGCATGGTTCTGCACCTTTCGTCAGGGAGCTGGATGTTAGGAGGCGGGCGGACTCAGGTCTTGTACAGATACGACAGCTGCCGTTCCCCGCGCGCGATCCGCGCCGGAGTGAGGCCGATGAGTTTGCGCAGCGAACGCGTGAGATGCGCCTGGTCGAAGTAGCCCGCGTCGTGCGCGACTTCTCCCGGCGATGCGCCCGCGCGTAATAGTTGGGTGGCACGGCGGGCTCGCTCGATCTGCCGGTGCGCCGCGTGACTCATGCCCGTCGCATTGAGGAAGTGGCGCTGGGCGCTGCGGATATTGAGCGCGGTGCGGTCGCCGGCGAGCGCCGCCGACACCGCCGCGTCGCGCGCTAGCAGGCCGCGGCGCACGAGCCGGTTCACGAAGACATCGGCATTGTCGAAGCCGGGGATTTCCCAGGCATCGCCCGCGAGCCGAAAGCGCTTGCGAAACGCCGGCGGCAGGCTCACGTCATTGCCGTTCAGCAGTCGCCACACGGGTAGTTCGGGCATGAACGCGCCCGCCTTGAAGCGGATAGCGAACCATTCCCCGTCTGGCGGGCAATACACCTCGCGGGGTTGGGTCTCCGGGCCGTGAATAGTCACGGTCGTGGCGCCAGCGAGACGCGTAACCACCAACTCCCAGTGGCTGGATGCCACCGCAAGAAACTTGCCGCCGCTTTCGCTGTGGCAGGTCCAGACCCGCTCGATGAACGGAGAGTCCGAAGTCCGCTCGGCGTCGAAGTGGATGAACACGCGCCGAGCTTGCCGCAACCAGTGGAATGAGAAAAGGGGACATGCCGAATTTCTGAGTAATTCGGAATGTCCCCTTTAAAACAGTGGATGCGATTCTCTTCCGGATGGAGCAGCGGGGGACTCGCCAGCGCGATATCGCGCCGGACGAGTGCTGCGCACGCTCACCGTCTTGCCTTCCGCCGAGCCGACGGATCTCCGCCTTCAACGTCTGCCGTGAAACCGATCGGCCGCGCGCGCCCCTTTGCGGGCACTTCGACGATCTGTCGGATCGACTCCACCAGATCAGAGATCACGACGTCATGCGCCTCGACTCGCGTCGATAGATCTTCGATGAATGCCATCAGCCGTTCGCTAACTACCGCTGCCCGCCGCAGGCGCACGAACGCTCGCATGATCTCGATGTTGACGCGGATAGCGGTGTCGCTGCGCAAAACGCTGGAGAGCATGGCGACGCCTTGTTCGGTAAAGGCCATCACCTGATATCGCCTCCCACCGCGCCCCTCGGGAATGTTTGAGGTCACAAACTGTGACCTCAAACGCATAAGTTCTTGACGAGTAAGGGAAAAAACAAAATCTGACGGGAAGCGTTTTCGATTTCTACGCACCGCCTGAAGCAATGCTTTCACGGTCACGCCATAGAGCGTCGCCAGGTCCGTATCCAGCATGATGGATGAGCCGCGTACCCGATGAATTCGCGCATCAATGTCGACGGGTGCCGCAACACTTTCCAGCGACGGCTCTTCTTTCGCCACACCGACGGTAATCGCGCCATCCATGGCTCATACCCACTCTTATATATCGTCCTTACAGTTTCCCTCGACCCTGGACATCCGCACAGCCGCAAATCCGCTGCGTTCATCCTGAAACTCATCCCCAACTCGAACGGGAACCGCATTCGAGCCGGCTAACTAAACACCCTTAGCGGACGCCGGACATAGCGCCCTCGTTCAAGAATATGAGAAGCGCCCTTCACTCCGGACAGCAGCCGGTCCGAAAGTCGCGGTGCTAGTTAGCCGGAAGGCGTGCGCGCAGCTGTGCCAGCGGTTGCGCGAACCAGGGCAGCGCCGCCGCACTCCGCACGCCTTCGGCCCGCGCCAACGCGCCGCGCGCCCGCGCGGGGTCACCGGCCTGCAGGAAGTACTCCGCCATCATGCCCTGCAGCTGCGCGACCCACGGGCTCGCCGGATCGTCGTACTTCGTGCGCAGCGCCAATGCCGCGTCCAGGTCCTTGCGCGCAGCCGGAAGATCGCCAGCCGCCTGCTCGAGGCGCCCGAGCGCCGTGTGCAGCTGGATCGCCTCGTCGACGCTCAACGCGCCCCCGCTGCGCACGGTCTTGATCAGCGGCTGCGATTCGAGCCGCGTCAGCGTCTGGCGTGCGAGCGGCGCCGTCGGCAGCTGCTGCGTATAAGAGAACAACGTCTCCGGCAGCGCATCGCTCGCGTTCTCGCCCAGCTTCAGCACCAGGTCGAGCGCCTGTTGCGGATACTGCGCGCCGGCAGCATCGTGCCTGGCATGCGCGAGCTCACCTTCGCGCAGCAGCAGCCGCACGTCGCGCGTCGTGCCCGTATCGGAGGTGCCTTTGAATCCTGCCGCGGCTGCATTCAGATAACCGGCAGCTTCGTCGAGGCGGTTCAGCAGGATCAATATCTGCGCCTGTTCGACGCCAGTGATCAGGATCTGCCGCAGGTTCGCCGGGTCCTTGGCATACGGTGAGCTCAGCGTTGCATCGTGCAGCGAGCGCGCCGTTTCGAGCTGGCCCATCGCGAGCGTCGCGCGCGCGCGGTGCAGCCGGAAGTACGAGACGACGCGATCGTCCGGACCTCGGCTCGCCACCAGGCTCGTGATGGCGGTGTTCATGCGCTGATCCGCTTCGGCCCGTTTGCCTTCGGCCGCGAGGATCAACCCGAGATTGATGTTCGTCATCGAGACGTTCGCGTGCTCCGGGCCGTACAAGGCCTGGTAGGTCGTGGCTGCGGCACGCACGTATTTCTCGGCCTCCGCGTAGCGATGCACGTGGCGCAGCATGTCGCCGAAGTTGTCGTAACCGAACGCGGCTAGATAGGTGCCGGCACCGAAGTTCTGCTCGGCCGCCTTGATGGCATCGACGTAATAAGGCTCGGCACCCGCATAGTCGCCGGCGCTTTCGAGCGTCCGCGCCAGGTAGAAACCCGCGCGCGACAGATCGGCACTGTGGGCGCCGGCTGCCTTGAGCGACTTCAGCGCGAGTTCGAGGTGCTCGCGCGGCACCTTGCTTTCGGGCGGATCGATCTGGTTGTGCACATTGCCTAACAGGATATGAGTGCGCGCAAACACGGCCGAGTTGGCGGAATTCGCTGGACCCAGCGCCGTCAGCACGTTGTCCGCCACCGCGGTCGCCTGCGTGAAATCTCCCTTGCGTACCAGCACTTCGGCCTTGGCCTCGAGCGCCTCGGCGTACCGCAGGTCGCGTTCTCCATAGAGCCGGCGCGCGACCCCGACGGCTTCGTCCGCGGCCTTGAGCCCGGCGTCGAGCAGATCGAGCGAATCGTTGAGCGACGCCATGAGGATCAGCAGATCGAGCCGCACCTGCGAATCCGCGCTGTGTTCGGCGAACAGCTTGCGGGTTCCGAGGTCGAGCATCTGCTTCGCGGTCGCATCCGCGGGCGACAACCCCTGCGGCGTGTTTTCGGCCACAGACTCGAACAGGCCGATGACGAACTCCTTGCTGGCCTTCTGGTTCGCGCTTTCGAGCTGCGCGATGCGCCGCTGCCACAGCGCGGTGCTCAAGCCCACGGCGAGCGCCAGTGTGACCGCGACGGCCGAACCCACCACGAGTTTGTGTCGCAGCACGAATCGGCGCGCGCCTTCCCACCAGCTCTCGGGCCGCGCGTTGATCGCGCGCCCGTCGAGGTACTGCTGGATGTCGACGGTCAGCGCGTCCGCCGTGCGATACCGCTCGTTCAATGCGGCGCGCATGGCGGTCAACACGATGGTGTCGAGATCGCCGCGCAGCGCGCGCGCCAGCTTGTTAGGCGAGGCTGCGCGCGCGGCCGCCTTGGTTTCATCGCCCACGGCCTGGCTCGGCCGGCGTATGTCGGCCGCGAGAATGGCTTCCTCCAGCGCCGCGGCGGAACCGCGCGCCAGCTTGTAAGGACGCTCGCCGGTCAGCAGCTCGTACAGGATGACGCCGAGAGAATAGACATCGGACGCGGTCGTGAGCGGCGCGCCCGCGATCTGCTCGGGCGAGGCGTAGTCGGGCGTGAGCGCGCGGCCACCGAACTGCGTCAACGCGGTGTCGGCGGTGCTGCCTTCCACCGTGAGTTTCGCGATGCCGAAGTCGAGCACCACCGCGGCGCCCGCCGCCGTCACCAGGATGTTCGCCGGCTTCAGATCGCGATGGATGACCAGGTGGCTGTGCGCGTGCTGGATCGCCTGCAATACCTGGATGAAGAGACGGATACGCTCGCGCACCCCGAGCTGCTTCTCATCGCAGTACACATTGATCGGCACACCTTCGATGTATTCGAGCGCCAGATACGGCTGGCCGCCGGCCGTGACGCCGGCATCGTAGAGCCGTGCGATGTTCGGATGCGCGAGGCTTTCGAGGATGTCGCGCTCGCGCCCCATACGCGCGGCGAACTCCGCGTGCAACATGCCGGGGTGCGGTAGTTTGAGCGCGACGGTGCGGCGCGTGAGCCCTTCGGTGCGCCGCGCCAGCCACACGGCGCCCATGCCGCCGCGGCCGAGTTCGCGCATGAGCTCGTACGGGCCGACGCGCGCGCCCGCGGCCAGTGTGACGGCATCCGCCACGCTGACCGCGCCCGCGATCGCCGCATGCACCTGGCGGCTCACGTCGCTCAGCGTGTGGGAGTTGTTGCCCGGGGGGATGGTCAGCAGATTGCGCAGCGCCGGTTTCAGCGTGTCGTTCGCGGCCGGCAGGTTCTCGATCCAGGTCGCGCGCTCTTCCGGCGGTAGTTCGAGCGCCGCATCGATGAGCCGCGAGAGTTCGGCAATCTCGGCGGCGTCGCGTTTCAAAGCAGCGCGTCTAACAACAGCAGCCTGGCTTTTTCGAGATCGCGGCGCACGGTGCGATCCGTGACGCCCAGCACTTCGGCGATCTGGTCGTTGTCGAGCGCCGCAAAGTAACGCATCTCGATCACGCTCACCAGGCGCTGGTCGACCTGCGCGAGCTCTTCGAGGAATTCGTGCATGCGCAGGATCTCGTCGGCCGGCGAGGCGACTGCGTCGAGCACGTCCGAATTCAGCGTGACGTGTAATTCCGCGCCGCCGGCGCGCTCCGTGCGGCTGTGGCGCACGAAGTCCACGACCACGGAGCGCATGACGTGCGCGGCGTAGGCGAGAAAGTGTTTGCGATTCTCGACGTTGACGCGGCCGGCTTTCACCAGCCGTAGATAGGATTCGTGCACCAGCGAGGTGGTATCGAGCATCTGCACGTTGTTCAAGCTGCGCACGCGCTGGTGCGCGAGGCTGCGCAACTCCGGGTAGAGCATTCCGTAGAGCTGGCCGATCGCGGTCTTGTCGCCCTGGCCCGCCGCCTCGAGCATGCCGGTTACGCTGCCTGACTCGTCCGCCGTCATCACCCTGACATTCCCCATGACGTTGTTCTCTCGAGTGGCCTCAGTATGAAGGCCTCCAGACGATACGGGCGGCATTTTGAACGGGCACTGAACCGAAACGCGAGAAAAGCCCGCTGGCCCGGAACGGGCGCTGTCCAAACCACGGCGGCCACCGCGTATGCATATATAAGAGTCGCGCCGTCTGGCGGCGGGACCGCCATTCCGTTGTTTGGGGAGCCGTCCATGAGTTCATTGAAATTGGCATTGCCCGGCCTGTTGTTTGCGGCCTGCGCCAACGCCGGGCCCGCGGACGGTGTGGTTCGCGGCGGAACCGCCACGATCTCGCAGACGGCGAACACCACCACCGTCACCCAGACCTCGAACCGCGCGGTGATCGACTGGCGCACGTTCAACATCGCACCGGCGGAGACGGTGAATTTCCTGCAGCCGAACGCGCAAGCGGCGGTGCTCAATCGCGTGACCGGTGGCCAGTTCTCCTCGCTGCAGGGCACGCTGACCGCGAACGGCCAGGTGTTCCTGGTGAATCCGAATGGCGTGCTGATCGGCAACGGCGCCACGATCAACGTGGGCTCGTTCTTTGTCAGCACGGCTAACATCTCGACCGCGGCGTTCATGCGCGATCCGGTGGCCGCGGCGGGAAGGTACGCTTTCGATGAGCTCGCGCCGGGCGCGGGTACGGCCAGCATCGTGAATGCCGGCAACATCACCGTGGCCGAAGGCGGCATGGTCGCGCTGGTCGCGCCGGGCGTGAAGAACTCCGGCGTCATCACGGCGCGGCTCGGCACGATCGAGCTCGCGTCGGCTACGCACTTCACGCTGGACTTGTTTGGCGACGATCTGATCCGGCTCGCGCTCGGGGATTCCGTTGCTGGCGCTCTGATGGACAACACCGGCAGCGCGCTCACCGCGCAGATCGGCGCGGGCGGGCAATTGACGGCCGACGGCGGACGCATCGTGTTGCTGTCCGTGCCGGCGGCGGTGGGCGTGGTCAACGATGCGATCAATCTATCCGGTGTCCTGCGTGCGCAAAGCGTGGGCCTGAACCAGCGCGGCGAGATCTCGCTGCTGGCCAACCAGGGCGCCATCACGATCGGAGGCGGCATCGATGCGTCTTCCGCCGTGGCGGGCGTGCAGGGCGGAGACGTGTCCGTCATCGGCAGCACCCTGCATCTGACGAATACCGCCCGGATCAACGCCTCGGGCCTCGGCGGCGGCGGCATGGTCGTGCTCGGCGGCAAAGACTCGGGCTCGTTCGGCAGCGGTACGGCGGCGACAACCACCGGCCAAACTACCGTCGATCTCGGCGCGCTCGTCAGCGCCTGCGGCACGGCCGCGTGCGCGCAGGACGGCACAGGCGGCGCGGGCGACGGCGGCACCATTCGTTTGTATTCCACGCTGGCGACCACGTTGAACGGCGAGATCAATGTCTCCTCCGGCGCGGTGAATCGCGCCGGCATCATGGAAGTCGTCAGCGACAGCGGTGTGACGTCGATGGGTTCGCAGGCGCGCATGATCGGCATCACGGGCGAGGCGCAGCTCGCGGGTTTCGCCGCCATCATCGGCAACACACTCGAGCTCGCGCCGACCAGCCTCGTGAGCATGCGAGACGCCGTGGGCAATCTGCCGGACGGCAGCCCGCGCCTGATCTGGGATTCGAACCCCGGCGCCACGACGCGCAATTTCGTCAACGATCCGGATCTCGTCACGCGGCAGACGGATCAGCCCGTGCTCATCCACGCGTACACCAACAATGGCGTGTCCGACTACACGAATCATTTGCCGACCATCGATGCGGCGGGCGTCGAAACGCCGGTGGGCACACTGCGACCCAATGGCGGCGCGCCGTCGAGCTTCGCGTCGAGCGCCAGCGATACGCTGGCCGCGATCCCGGTGAGCTTCCCGCCGCCGTCGACCGGTGGTCCCGGAACCGGTCCCGACAATCTCAACAACCAGGTGGCGAACACGGCCAATGGTTTGACGCGCGATGCGGCGGACACCACGGACGCCATCGTCAAGGCGGGACGCAACGACGTGGGGGGCGATACGCCCATGCTGCTGGTGGTGGGCGGGCCTGGTGTAGCGCAGGTCGCGGATCTTGGCCGCTCCGGTCCCGTCGCCGGTGCCAGCCCCGACGTCTTCGGCGCCAACTACTCCGTGCTCGCACCCGCCGGCGGCGCGGACGATACGCAGATCGCGGATTACCTGTGCCTGACGCCGTTCGCCGCGAATGCCTGCCGGCCGAAGCCCGCTAACTAGTCGCTAGTTGTCGCAGACCAGGTCGCGCAGCGCCCGCACTCCGCGGGCGCTGCTGCGCAGGCTCACTTCAAGATCCGCCAACCTGCGGTTCGAAGTCGCCTGGTCGAAACTCAGCATGCGCGTCAGCGCCGCTCGCTCACCGGCATGCTCGCCGGATAGCTCCGCCAGCCAGCGCAGGCGCGCCAGCTCGTCGAGCTCCAGCGCCTCATCGAGCAGGCGCGAGAGAACCGCGTACTGGGCGGCGCTGCGTTTCAAGGTCATAACAAACATACGCCGCACGGGGACGCTCGCGGACAGCGCGGCACACAAATAGAGCCGGTGAACAAGACGCATGAAGGATGTCCACGCGCGCCGCCAACTTCGTATTCATGGATAGGGCAGTTGTGTTTGGAGGGCTTCGATGAAAACGACCACACGTTGCGTGGTTCTGAGTCTCGCGTTGATCGGCACCTGCGCCGCGCAGACGCCTTATCCGCAGACCGGCTATCCGCAGCAGCCCTACCAGCAGTTTCAGCAGCAGCCCGCGGGCCAGAGCCCGATGCGCGCGATGTTCGCCTCGAGTGTCGCGCAGATGGCGCAGGCCACGGGCAGCGCGGCCATCGTGGCCGTGGCCGACGGCCTGACCGGCGCGCTCAAGACCTGGTTCGACAACAAACGCGTGAAGAAGGGCGCGAATGGCGCGCTCGGCAACAACTATTACCCGGCGCCGGTGGCCGCGCCGATCCCCGGCACACCGATGACACCGCAGAGTTATCCCGCGGGGACCGCGCCCGACGGCGGCAGCTATCCGCAGCCCGGCGATCCGAATGCCTACCCGGCCAGCGCCCCATACGATCCGAATGCGAGTTATCCGCCGACGGATGCCTATCCACCGGCGGACGCCTATCCGCCGACGAATACCTATCCACCAGCCGGCGGCGGTTACCAGGCGCCGGCCGCCGCGCCGCCGTCGCAGCTCTACGCCGGCATCGCCTACGAGATCCACTTGCTGCAGCCGGATGGCAGCACGCTGCCCGTCGATCCCGCCAGCTACAACTTTCGCACCGGCGACCAGTTCCGCGTGTACTACCGGCCGTCGCTGCCCGGACGCGTCGACGTGTTCAACATCAACGCGCTCGGCCAGAACTCGCAGATCGATTCGAGCGTGGTCGCGGCCGGCCAGCTCGCGAGCCTCGGCCCGTACCAGTTCACCGACAGCCAGGGCGAGGAAACGCTGATCCTCAAGCTATCGGCCTGCGTCACACCGCAGACGTACGCGATCACGCGCACCATCGTCAAAGCACAGGGCGCGCCGAACCAGGTGGCTAACAACCCGATGGGATTCGACGATTGCAACAATACGGCGACGCGCGGCCTCAAGAAAACGCCGAAGACGCGCGATATCCGCAAGGTGTCGGTCGAAGGCGGCACCGCGTTCGCGCTCGATCCGATTTCTCCCGCCGAGCTCGGTTCGGGCGACATGTCGCCGCGGCAGGTCACCATCACGCTGCATCACCGCTGAGTACGAGCCGTGCACCACTCATTCATCCCGAGAACTTTGGCGTTGCTGCTGGTGGCCTCTGCGGCGAGCGCGCAGATCGTGATCCCGCCCGGCCTCGAGCCGGGCCAGATCCAGCGCGGCCTGCACGAGCTGCGATTGCCGGAGCGCAGCGTGCTGCAGGTGGCGCCGCCGACACCCGAGCAGGTGCCGCCCG
This sequence is a window from Pseudomonadota bacterium. Protein-coding genes within it:
- a CDS encoding DoxX family protein, with translation MRGKMWWTGFAMSALVVLFLLADAGAKLAAIQPVLDAGAQIGFPGLDMARKLGAILLICTLLYVYPRTSFLGAILVTAFLGGAVATHLRLGNPLFSHVLFGVYVGVLMWGGLILRDARLRVLLPF
- a CDS encoding helix-turn-helix domain-containing protein; translation: MFIHFDAERTSDSPFIERVWTCHSESGGKFLAVASSHWELVVTRLAGATTVTIHGPETQPREVYCPPDGEWFAIRFKAGAFMPELPVWRLLNGNDVSLPPAFRKRFRLAGDAWEIPGFDNADVFVNRLVRRGLLARDAAVSAALAGDRTALNIRSAQRHFLNATGMSHAAHRQIERARRATQLLRAGASPGEVAHDAGYFDQAHLTRSLRKLIGLTPARIARGERQLSYLYKT
- a CDS encoding ORF6N domain-containing protein, whose translation is MDGAITVGVAKEEPSLESVAAPVDIDARIHRVRGSSIMLDTDLATLYGVTVKALLQAVRRNRKRFPSDFVFSLTRQELMRLRSQFVTSNIPEGRGGRRYQVMAFTEQGVAMLSSVLRSDTAIRVNIEIMRAFVRLRRAAVVSERLMAFIEDLSTRVEAHDVVISDLVESIRQIVEVPAKGRARPIGFTADVEGGDPSARRKARR
- a CDS encoding serine/threonine-protein kinase, with translation MKRDAAEIAELSRLIDAALELPPEERATWIENLPAANDTLKPALRNLLTIPPGNNSHTLSDVSRQVHAAIAGAVSVADAVTLAAGARVGPYELMRELGRGGMGAVWLARRTEGLTRRTVALKLPHPGMLHAEFAARMGRERDILESLAHPNIARLYDAGVTAGGQPYLALEYIEGVPINVYCDEKQLGVRERIRLFIQVLQAIQHAHSHLVIHRDLKPANILVTAAGAAVVLDFGIAKLTVEGSTADTALTQFGGRALTPDYASPEQIAGAPLTTASDVYSLGVILYELLTGERPYKLARGSAAALEEAILAADIRRPSQAVGDETKAAARAASPNKLARALRGDLDTIVLTAMRAALNERYRTADALTVDIQQYLDGRAINARPESWWEGARRFVLRHKLVVGSAVAVTLALAVGLSTALWQRRIAQLESANQKASKEFVIGLFESVAENTPQGLSPADATAKQMLDLGTRKLFAEHSADSQVRLDLLILMASLNDSLDLLDAGLKAADEAVGVARRLYGERDLRYAEALEAKAEVLVRKGDFTQATAVADNVLTALGPANSANSAVFARTHILLGNVHNQIDPPESKVPREHLELALKSLKAAGAHSADLSRAGFYLARTLESAGDYAGAEPYYVDAIKAAEQNFGAGTYLAAFGYDNFGDMLRHVHRYAEAEKYVRAAATTYQALYGPEHANVSMTNINLGLILAAEGKRAEADQRMNTAITSLVASRGPDDRVVSYFRLHRARATLAMGQLETARSLHDATLSSPYAKDPANLRQILITGVEQAQILILLNRLDEAAGYLNAAAAGFKGTSDTGTTRDVRLLLREGELAHARHDAAGAQYPQQALDLVLKLGENASDALPETLFSYTQQLPTAPLARQTLTRLESQPLIKTVRSGGALSVDEAIQLHTALGRLEQAAGDLPAARKDLDAALALRTKYDDPASPWVAQLQGMMAEYFLQAGDPARARGALARAEGVRSAAALPWFAQPLAQLRARLPAN
- a CDS encoding ECF-type sigma factor, yielding MGNVRVMTADESGSVTGMLEAAGQGDKTAIGQLYGMLYPELRSLAHQRVRSLNNVQMLDTTSLVHESYLRLVKAGRVNVENRKHFLAYAAHVMRSVVVDFVRHSRTERAGGAELHVTLNSDVLDAVASPADEILRMHEFLEELAQVDQRLVSVIEMRYFAALDNDQIAEVLGVTDRTVRRDLEKARLLLLDALL
- a CDS encoding filamentous hemagglutinin N-terminal domain-containing protein, with translation MSSLKLALPGLLFAACANAGPADGVVRGGTATISQTANTTTVTQTSNRAVIDWRTFNIAPAETVNFLQPNAQAAVLNRVTGGQFSSLQGTLTANGQVFLVNPNGVLIGNGATINVGSFFVSTANISTAAFMRDPVAAAGRYAFDELAPGAGTASIVNAGNITVAEGGMVALVAPGVKNSGVITARLGTIELASATHFTLDLFGDDLIRLALGDSVAGALMDNTGSALTAQIGAGGQLTADGGRIVLLSVPAAVGVVNDAINLSGVLRAQSVGLNQRGEISLLANQGAITIGGGIDASSAVAGVQGGDVSVIGSTLHLTNTARINASGLGGGGMVVLGGKDSGSFGSGTAATTTGQTTVDLGALVSACGTAACAQDGTGGAGDGGTIRLYSTLATTLNGEINVSSGAVNRAGIMEVVSDSGVTSMGSQARMIGITGEAQLAGFAAIIGNTLELAPTSLVSMRDAVGNLPDGSPRLIWDSNPGATTRNFVNDPDLVTRQTDQPVLIHAYTNNGVSDYTNHLPTIDAAGVETPVGTLRPNGGAPSSFASSASDTLAAIPVSFPPPSTGGPGTGPDNLNNQVANTANGLTRDAADTTDAIVKAGRNDVGGDTPMLLVVGGPGVAQVADLGRSGPVAGASPDVFGANYSVLAPAGGADDTQIADYLCLTPFAANACRPKPAN